A stretch of the Streptococcus oralis genome encodes the following:
- the thrB gene encoding homoserine kinase yields the protein MKIIVPATSANIGPGFDSVGVAVTKYLQIEVCEERDEWLIEHQVGKWIPHDERNLLLKIALQIAPDLQPRRLKMTSDVPLARGLGSSSSVIVAGIELANQLGKLNLSNHDKLQLATKIEGHPDNVAPAIYGNLVVASSVEGHVSAIVADFPECDFLAYIPNYELRTRDSRGVLPKKLSYKEAVAASSIANVAVAALLAGDMVTAGQAIEGDLFHERYRQSLVREFATIKQVAKENGAYATYLSGAGPTVMVLASHDKMPAIKAELQKQSFKGKLHDLKVDTQGVRVETK from the coding sequence ATGAAGATTATTGTACCTGCAACCAGTGCCAATATCGGGCCAGGTTTTGATTCGGTCGGTGTAGCTGTAACCAAGTATCTTCAAATTGAGGTTTGTGAAGAACGGGATGAGTGGTTGATTGAACACCAGGTTGGTAAATGGATTCCCCATGACGAGCGTAATCTCTTGCTCAAGATTGCCTTGCAAATTGCGCCTGACTTGCAACCGAGACGCTTGAAAATGACCAGCGATGTTCCCTTGGCGCGTGGTTTGGGTTCTTCAAGCTCGGTTATCGTTGCTGGGATTGAACTGGCTAACCAATTAGGTAAGCTCAACTTATCTAACCACGACAAATTGCAGTTGGCTACCAAGATTGAAGGGCATCCTGACAATGTGGCACCAGCTATCTATGGAAATCTTGTTGTTGCGAGTTCCGTTGAAGGTCACGTTTCAGCAATCGTGGCTGACTTCCCCGAGTGTGATTTTCTAGCTTATATTCCTAACTATGAATTGCGCACTCGCGACAGCCGTGGTGTCCTTCCTAAGAAATTGTCCTACAAGGAAGCTGTTGCAGCTAGTTCTATCGCCAATGTGGCCGTTGCAGCCTTGTTGGCAGGAGACATGGTGACAGCTGGCCAAGCAATCGAGGGGGACCTCTTCCACGAGCGTTATCGTCAAAGTCTGGTCCGTGAATTTGCAACGATTAAGCAAGTAGCCAAAGAGAATGGAGCCTATGCGACCTATCTCTCTGGAGCAGGGCCGACAGTTATGGTCTTGGCTTCTCATGACAAGATGCCGGCGATTAAGGCAGAATTGCAAAAGCAGTCTTTCAAAGGCAAACTTCATGATTTGAAAGTTGATACCCAAGGTGTCCGTGTCGAAACAAAGTAA
- the msrB gene encoding peptide-methionine (R)-S-oxide reductase MsrB, which yields MAEIYLAGGCFWGLEEYFSRISGVLATSVGYANGQVETTNYQLLKETDHAETVQVIYDEKAVSLREILLYYFRVIDPLSINQQGNDRGRQYRTGIYYQDEADLPAIYTVVQEQERMLGRKIAVEVEKLRHYILAEDYHQDYLKKNPSGYCHIDVTDAEKPLIDASNYEKPSQEVLKESLTEESYRVTQEAATEAPFTNAYDQTFEEGIYVDITTGEPLFFAKDKFSSGCGWPSFSRPISKELIHYYKDLSHGMERIEVRSRSGNAHLGHVFTDGPQELGGLRYCINSASLRFIAKDEMEKAGYGYLLPYLNK from the coding sequence ATGGCAGAAATTTATCTAGCAGGTGGTTGTTTTTGGGGATTAGAGGAATATTTTTCTCGAATTTCAGGCGTATTAGCAACCAGTGTTGGCTACGCTAATGGCCAAGTCGAAACGACCAATTACCAGTTGCTCAAGGAAACAGACCATGCAGAGACTGTTCAAGTGATTTATGATGAGAAAGCAGTGTCACTTAGAGAGATTTTGCTTTATTATTTCCGTGTCATTGATCCCTTGTCTATTAACCAGCAGGGGAATGACCGTGGTCGCCAATATCGAACGGGAATCTATTATCAGGATGAAGCAGACTTGCCAGCTATCTACACAGTGGTGCAGGAGCAGGAGCGCATGCTGGGTCGAAAGATTGCAGTAGAAGTGGAGAAACTTCGCCACTACATTTTGGCTGAAGACTACCATCAAGACTATCTCAAGAAAAATCCTTCAGGTTACTGTCATATCGATGTGACGGATGCTGAGAAACCATTGATTGATGCCTCTAACTATGAAAAGCCTAGTCAAGAGGTATTAAAGGAAAGCTTAACTGAAGAGTCTTACCGTGTTACGCAAGAAGCTGCTACAGAGGCTCCATTTACCAATGCCTATGACCAAACCTTTGAAGAAGGGATTTATGTAGACATCACGACAGGTGAGCCACTCTTTTTCGCCAAGGATAAGTTTTCTTCAGGTTGTGGTTGGCCAAGTTTTAGTCGTCCGATTTCTAAGGAATTGATTCACTATTACAAGGATTTGAGCCATGGAATGGAGCGAATCGAGGTTCGTTCTCGGTCAGGAAATGCTCACTTGGGTCATGTTTTCACAGATGGACCTCAGGAGTTAGGTGGCCTCCGTTACTGTATTAATTCTGCTTCCTTGCGCTTTATAGCCAAGGATGAGATGGAAAAAGCAGGATATGGCTATCTATTACCTTACTTAAACAAATAA
- a CDS encoding ABC transporter ATP-binding protein: MKHLLSYFKPYIKESILAPLFKLLEAVFELLVPMVIAGIVDQSLPQRDQGHLWMQIGLLLIFAVIGVLVALIAQFYSAKAAVGFAKELTDDLYRHILSLPKDSRDRLTTSSLVTRLTSDTYQIQTGINQFLRLFLRAPIIVFGAIFMAYRISAELTFWFLVMVVILTIVIVGLSRLVNPLYSSLRKKTDQLVQETRQQLQGMRVIRAFGHEKRELQIFQNLNQVYARLQEKTGFWSSLLTPLTYLIVNGTLLVIIWQGYISIQGGLLSQGALIALINYLLQILVELVKLAMLINSLNQSYISAKRIEEVFTEAPEDIFSELEQKQATGDRVLQVKELTFTYPDAAQPSLRNISFGMNQDQILGIIGGTGSGKSSLVQVLLGLYPVDKGSIDIYRDGCSPLNLEQWRSWIAYVPQKVELFKGTIRSNLTLGLNQEVSDQQLWQALEIVQAKDFVSEKEGLLDALVETGGRNFSGGQKQRLSIARAVLRQAPFLILDDATSALDTITESKLLKAIRENLPNTSLILISQRASTLQMADQILLLEKGELLAVGKHDDLMKTSQVYREINASQHGKED; encoded by the coding sequence ATGAAACACTTACTATCTTACTTCAAACCCTACATCAAAGAGTCGATTCTAGCACCCCTGTTCAAGCTGCTAGAAGCTGTTTTTGAACTCTTGGTTCCCATGGTGATTGCTGGGATTGTTGACCAGTCCTTGCCCCAGAGAGATCAGGGACACCTCTGGATGCAGATTGGCCTGCTCCTTATCTTTGCAGTGATTGGTGTTTTAGTGGCCTTGATAGCCCAGTTTTACTCAGCCAAGGCAGCGGTTGGATTCGCCAAGGAACTGACAGACGACCTTTATCGTCATATTCTTTCCTTGCCAAAGGATAGCAGAGATCGTCTGACAACTTCTAGCTTGGTGACACGCTTGACTTCGGATACTTACCAGATTCAGACTGGGATCAATCAATTCCTGCGCCTCTTTTTGCGAGCGCCTATTATCGTCTTTGGGGCTATCTTTATGGCCTATCGCATCTCGGCTGAGCTAACTTTCTGGTTTTTAGTTATGGTTGTCATTTTGACGATTGTCATTGTCGGGTTATCTAGACTTGTCAATCCTCTCTACAGCAGTCTCAGAAAAAAAACGGACCAATTGGTTCAGGAAACGCGCCAGCAATTGCAAGGGATGCGAGTTATTCGTGCTTTTGGCCATGAAAAACGAGAGTTACAGATTTTTCAAAACCTTAACCAAGTTTATGCTAGATTGCAAGAAAAGACGGGTTTCTGGTCAAGTTTGTTAACACCTCTGACCTATCTGATTGTTAATGGAACTCTCCTCGTCATTATCTGGCAGGGATATATTTCAATTCAAGGAGGTTTACTCAGTCAAGGAGCTCTCATTGCTCTTATCAACTACCTCTTACAGATTTTGGTGGAATTGGTTAAGCTCGCCATGCTGATCAATTCCCTCAACCAATCCTATATCTCAGCCAAGCGAATTGAGGAAGTTTTTACCGAAGCTCCAGAAGATATTTTTTCAGAATTAGAACAAAAACAAGCTACCGGTGATCGGGTTTTGCAAGTCAAAGAATTAACCTTTACCTATCCTGATGCGGCCCAGCCTTCTCTGAGAAACATTTCCTTTGGTATGAATCAAGATCAGATCCTTGGTATCATCGGAGGAACTGGTTCAGGTAAATCAAGCTTGGTGCAAGTTTTGCTTGGACTTTATCCAGTAGACAAGGGAAGCATTGACATTTATAGAGATGGATGTAGTCCTCTTAATCTTGAGCAGTGGCGGTCTTGGATTGCCTATGTACCCCAAAAAGTTGAACTTTTTAAAGGAACTATTCGTTCCAACTTGACTCTAGGTTTAAATCAAGAAGTGTCTGACCAGCAACTCTGGCAGGCCTTGGAGATTGTGCAAGCTAAGGATTTTGTCAGTGAAAAGGAAGGACTTTTGGATGCCCTAGTTGAGACAGGAGGTCGAAATTTCTCAGGCGGACAAAAACAAAGGCTATCTATTGCCCGAGCAGTCTTGCGCCAAGCTCCATTTCTCATCTTAGATGATGCGACCTCGGCCCTCGACACCATTACCGAGTCCAAGCTCTTGAAAGCTATTAGAGAAAATCTGCCAAACACGAGCTTAATCTTGATTTCTCAACGAGCGTCTACACTTCAGATGGCTGACCAGATTCTCCTCTTGGAAAAAGGTGAGCTCCTAGCTGTTGGCAAGCACGATGACTTGATGAAGACTAGTCAAGTCTATCGCGAAATCAATGCATCCCAACATGGAAAGGAGGACTAG
- a CDS encoding ABC transporter ATP-binding protein: MKRQTANQTLKRLAVDLVSHPFLLFLAFLGTIAQVALSIYLPILIGQVIDQVLVADSSPVFWQIFIQMILVVIGNTLVQWANPLLYNRLIFSYTRDLRERIIHKLHRLPIAFVDRQGSGEMVSRVTTDVEQLAAGLTMIFNQFFIGVLMILVSILAMLQIHLLMTLLVLLLTPLSMVISRFIAKRSYHLFQKQTETRGIQTQLIEESLSQQTIIQSFNAQTEFIQRLHEANANYAGYSQSAIFYSSTVNPSTRFVNALIYALLAGVGAYRIMMGSTLTIGRLVTFLNYVQQYTKPFNDISSVLAELQSALACAERVYAVLESPEVAETGKEVLTSDQVKGAISFKHVSFGYHPEKVLIKDLSIDIPAGSKVAIVGPTGAGKSTLINLLMRFYPINSGDILLDGRSIYDYTRASLRQQFGMVLQETWLKQGTIHDNIVFGNPDASREQVIAAAKAANADFFIQQLPQGYDTKLENAGESLSVGQAQLLTIARVFLAIPKILILDEATSSIDTRTEVLVQDAFAKLMKGRTSFIIAHRLSTIQDADLILVLVDGDIVEHGNHHDLMVRKGKYYQMQKAAAFSSE; the protein is encoded by the coding sequence ATGAAACGACAAACCGCAAACCAGACGCTCAAACGTTTAGCCGTAGATTTAGTAAGCCATCCTTTTCTCCTTTTCCTTGCCTTTCTAGGAACTATTGCCCAAGTTGCTTTATCGATCTACCTACCTATCTTGATTGGGCAGGTCATTGACCAGGTTCTAGTAGCTGATTCTTCACCAGTTTTTTGGCAGATTTTTATCCAGATGATCTTGGTGGTCATAGGAAATACACTGGTACAATGGGCTAATCCTCTTCTTTATAATCGCCTAATCTTTTCTTATACCAGAGACTTGCGAGAGCGAATCATCCATAAGCTCCATCGGTTACCGATTGCTTTTGTAGATCGGCAAGGCAGTGGAGAGATGGTCAGTCGTGTGACCACAGACGTCGAGCAGTTGGCAGCTGGTTTGACCATGATATTTAACCAATTTTTCATTGGCGTCTTGATGATTTTGGTTAGTATTCTAGCAATGCTTCAAATTCACCTCCTCATGACCCTCTTGGTCTTGCTGTTGACGCCACTGTCTATGGTGATTTCACGTTTTATTGCTAAACGCTCTTATCATCTCTTCCAGAAGCAAACAGAGACGAGGGGGATTCAGACTCAGTTGATTGAAGAATCACTTAGCCAACAGACCATTATCCAGTCCTTCAATGCTCAGACAGAGTTTATCCAAAGACTGCACGAGGCGAATGCCAACTATGCAGGTTATTCTCAGTCAGCCATCTTTTATTCATCAACGGTCAATCCTTCAACTCGCTTTGTCAATGCGCTCATTTATGCCCTTCTTGCTGGAGTGGGAGCCTATCGTATCATGATGGGTTCAACCTTGACTATTGGGCGTTTAGTGACTTTTTTGAACTATGTCCAGCAGTACACTAAGCCCTTTAACGATATTTCTTCGGTTCTAGCCGAATTGCAAAGTGCTCTCGCTTGTGCAGAGCGTGTTTATGCTGTCTTAGAGAGTCCTGAGGTGGCTGAAACAGGTAAGGAAGTCTTGACCAGTGACCAAGTCAAGGGTGCTATTTCCTTTAAACATGTCTCTTTTGGCTATCATCCTGAGAAGGTTTTGATTAAGGATTTATCGATTGACATTCCAGCTGGTAGCAAGGTGGCTATTGTTGGTCCGACAGGTGCTGGTAAGTCAACTCTTATCAATCTCCTCATGCGTTTTTATCCTATTAACTCGGGAGATATCTTGCTAGACGGTCGTTCCATTTACGACTATACCCGAGCGTCATTGAGACAGCAGTTTGGAATGGTACTCCAAGAAACCTGGCTCAAGCAAGGAACCATTCATGACAATATTGTCTTTGGAAATCCTGACGCCAGTCGGGAGCAGGTGATTGCTGCCGCCAAAGCAGCCAACGCAGACTTTTTCATCCAACAGTTGCCACAGGGATACGATACCAAGTTGGAAAATGCAGGAGAATCTCTCTCTGTCGGTCAAGCCCAGCTCTTGACCATCGCCCGAGTCTTTCTAGCTATTCCAAAGATTCTTATCTTAGACGAGGCGACTTCCTCCATCGATACACGGACAGAGGTGCTAGTACAGGATGCCTTTGCCAAACTGATGAAGGGGCGCACAAGCTTTATTATTGCTCACCGTTTGTCAACCATTCAGGATGCGGATTTGATTCTGGTCTTGGTAGATGGTGACATTGTGGAGCATGGTAACCATCATGATCTCATGGTTAGAAAGGGCAAGTATTACCAAATGCAAAAAGCTGCGGCTTTTAGCTCTGAATAA
- a CDS encoding TRZ/ATZ family protein, producing the protein MKVYQHVNIVTCDKDFHVYLDSILAVKDSQIVYVGQEEPEILEQAEQIIDYQGAWIMPGLVNCHTHSAMTGLRGIRDDSNLHEWLNDFIWPAEAGFTPDMTTKAVKEALTEMLQSGTTSFNDMYNPNGVDIERIYQAVKASKMRCYFSPTLFSSEAETTAETISRTRSIIEEILGYENPNFKVMVAPHSPYSCSKDLLEESLDMAKELNIPIHIHVAETKEESGIILKRYGKRPLTFLEELGYLDHPSVFAHGVELNEREIERLATSHVAIAHNPISNLKLASGIAPIIQLQKAGVAVGIATDSVASNNNLDMFEEGRTAALLQKMKSGDASQFPIETALKALTIEGAKVLGMEKQIGSLEVGKQADFLAIQPQGKIHLQPQENMLSHLVYAVKSSDVDDVYIAGEQVVKQGKVLTVEI; encoded by the coding sequence ATGAAAGTCTATCAGCATGTAAATATTGTGACTTGTGACAAAGATTTCCATGTTTATTTGGATAGTATCTTAGCCGTTAAGGACTCTCAAATCGTCTATGTCGGCCAAGAGGAGCCAGAGATTTTAGAGCAAGCTGAGCAGATTATAGACTATCAGGGAGCCTGGATCATGCCTGGTTTGGTTAATTGCCACACCCATTCTGCTATGACAGGTTTGCGAGGGATTCGGGATGACAGCAATCTCCACGAATGGCTCAATGACTTTATCTGGCCAGCAGAAGCAGGATTTACTCCCGACATGACTACCAAGGCGGTCAAAGAAGCTCTGACAGAAATGCTCCAGTCAGGAACAACAAGCTTCAACGATATGTATAATCCCAATGGTGTGGATATTGAGAGAATTTATCAGGCAGTCAAGGCGTCTAAGATGCGTTGTTATTTCTCACCGACCCTCTTTTCTTCAGAGGCAGAAACAACTGCTGAGACTATAAGCAGAACACGATCCATTATAGAAGAAATCTTAGGATATGAAAACCCAAATTTCAAGGTTATGGTAGCCCCTCATTCTCCCTACAGCTGTAGTAAAGATTTGCTGGAAGAGAGCTTAGATATGGCAAAAGAGCTGAATATTCCTATCCATATCCATGTGGCGGAGACCAAGGAGGAATCAGGAATTATCCTGAAACGCTATGGCAAACGCCCCCTTACTTTTCTTGAAGAACTGGGTTATTTAGATCATCCGTCCGTCTTTGCTCACGGGGTCGAGTTAAACGAACGAGAAATTGAACGCTTGGCGACTTCTCATGTGGCTATCGCCCACAATCCTATCAGTAATCTAAAACTGGCCTCAGGAATCGCTCCAATCATCCAACTGCAAAAAGCAGGAGTAGCAGTCGGAATTGCGACTGACTCAGTTGCTTCCAATAATAATCTAGATATGTTTGAGGAAGGACGGACCGCAGCCCTTCTTCAGAAAATGAAGAGTGGAGATGCCAGCCAATTCCCTATCGAGACAGCCCTTAAGGCACTAACGATCGAAGGAGCTAAGGTTCTAGGAATGGAAAAGCAGATAGGAAGCCTAGAAGTTGGCAAGCAAGCAGATTTTCTGGCCATTCAACCACAAGGAAAAATCCATCTTCAGCCTCAGGAAAATATGCTCTCTCACCTGGTTTATGCAGTCAAATCCAGTGATGTTGATGATGTTTATATCGCTGGAGAACAGGTGGTTAAGCAAGGCAAAGTTTTGACAGTAGAGATTTAA
- the rplJ gene encoding 50S ribosomal protein L10, translating into MSEAIIAKKAELVDVVAEKMKAAASIVVVDARGLTVEQDTVLRRELRGSEVEYKVIKNSILRRAAEKAGLEDLASVFVGPSAVAFSNEDVIAPAKILNDFAKNAEALEIKGGAIEGAVASKEEIVALATLPNREGLLSMLLSVLQAPVRNVALAVKAVADNKEDAA; encoded by the coding sequence ATGAGTGAAGCAATTATTGCTAAAAAAGCGGAACTAGTTGACGTAGTAGCTGAAAAAATGAAAGCTGCTGCATCTATCGTCGTTGTAGACGCTCGTGGTTTGACAGTTGAGCAAGATACAGTTCTTCGTCGTGAGCTTCGTGGAAGCGAAGTTGAGTATAAAGTCATTAAAAACTCAATCTTGCGTCGTGCAGCTGAAAAAGCTGGTCTTGAAGATCTTGCATCAGTATTTGTTGGACCATCTGCAGTAGCATTTTCTAACGAAGATGTTATCGCGCCAGCGAAAATCTTGAACGATTTTGCTAAAAACGCTGAAGCACTTGAAATCAAAGGTGGTGCAATCGAAGGCGCTGTCGCATCTAAAGAAGAAATCGTTGCTCTTGCAACTCTTCCAAACCGCGAAGGACTTCTTTCTATGCTCCTTTCTGTACTTCAAGCGCCAGTGCGCAACGTTGCTCTTGCAGTCAAAGCGGTTGCAGACAACAAAGAAGACGCAGCTTAA
- the rplL gene encoding 50S ribosomal protein L7/L12, which produces MALNIENIIAEIKEASILELNDLVKAIEEEFGVTAAAPVAVAAAGAADAGAAKDSFDVELTAAGDKKVGVIKVVREITGLGLKEAKELVDGAPGVIKEGVPTAEAEEIKAKLEEAGASVTLK; this is translated from the coding sequence ATGGCATTGAACATTGAAAACATTATTGCTGAAATTAAAGAAGCTTCAATCCTTGAATTGAACGACCTTGTAAAAGCTATCGAAGAAGAATTTGGTGTAACTGCAGCAGCTCCTGTAGCTGTTGCTGCAGCTGGTGCTGCTGACGCTGGTGCTGCTAAAGACTCATTTGACGTTGAGTTGACAGCTGCTGGTGACAAAAAAGTTGGCGTTATCAAAGTTGTACGTGAAATCACTGGTCTTGGACTTAAAGAAGCTAAAGAACTTGTTGATGGTGCACCAGGTGTCATCAAAGAAGGCGTTCCAACTGCAGAAGCTGAAGAAATCAAAGCTAAATTGGAAGAAGCTGGAGCTTCAGTTACTCTTAAATAA
- a CDS encoding DUF2268 domain-containing protein — protein MQINMIRSDKVYQEMLELPLEKREGCFRAKILAPFATKYQTQHIPLKAKYPGGFDALFLLGFMNQLPGTLSEKDRPAIDALSSDQLWQDCQNTIKRSIGLFEQAGYDLEIEDYHFTILLGNPEKSMLQLNKGYSGDGGIPGYLMLSLLPNDYTLPRVQAALAHECNHNVRFQFIKWNQQTTLADWVVSEGLAESFAAELYGKDLIGPWVTSTSSEQLEEIKPVISSQLQLTGMAEMVPYLYGDEIAEIQGQLPVGMPYAAGYAYGYHLIQAYLKKTGKSIIEATVTPTAEILEATKDFWK, from the coding sequence ATGCAAATCAATATGATTCGTTCAGATAAAGTTTACCAAGAGATGCTCGAGCTTCCTTTAGAAAAGAGAGAGGGCTGTTTTCGAGCTAAAATATTAGCACCTTTTGCTACGAAATACCAAACTCAACATATTCCTCTGAAAGCCAAGTATCCCGGAGGATTTGATGCTTTGTTCCTACTTGGTTTTATGAATCAGCTACCCGGAACTCTGTCAGAGAAGGATAGGCCAGCTATCGACGCTCTGAGCTCTGATCAACTCTGGCAAGACTGCCAGAATACCATCAAGAGGAGTATTGGTCTTTTTGAGCAGGCTGGCTATGACTTAGAGATTGAGGATTACCATTTTACTATTTTATTGGGCAACCCTGAAAAGTCCATGTTACAGCTCAATAAGGGTTATAGTGGAGATGGTGGAATCCCAGGCTACCTCATGCTTAGTCTGCTACCGAATGACTATACTTTACCACGTGTGCAGGCTGCGTTGGCTCACGAGTGCAACCATAATGTTCGCTTCCAATTTATCAAATGGAACCAGCAGACGACACTAGCAGACTGGGTAGTTAGTGAGGGGTTGGCAGAGTCTTTTGCTGCTGAGCTCTATGGTAAAGATCTCATTGGGCCTTGGGTCACTTCAACTAGTTCCGAGCAGCTAGAAGAGATTAAGCCTGTTATCTCAAGTCAGCTTCAGCTAACAGGAATGGCGGAAATGGTTCCTTATCTTTACGGTGATGAAATAGCTGAGATTCAAGGTCAACTACCGGTTGGAATGCCTTATGCTGCGGGCTATGCTTATGGCTATCATCTGATACAAGCTTATCTGAAAAAGACTGGCAAGAGCATTATTGAGGCTACGGTGACACCGACGGCAGAGATTTTAGAAGCAACTAAAGACTTTTGGAAATGA
- a CDS encoding EXLDI protein — protein sequence MHYKRIELKVTNQGIHERKIFQGVKIFSRSKLSKDQKSILTQKLYLTPKQNIVYYQRTDVNYDQNWHHHKDYYELAYGQMDRETVFKVCQDFDELSPFLENELLEKLKEKQSAGKFFEKLDI from the coding sequence ATGCATTATAAAAGAATTGAATTAAAAGTCACAAATCAAGGTATCCATGAGCGTAAAATTTTTCAAGGTGTCAAGATTTTCAGTCGTAGCAAGTTGTCCAAAGATCAGAAAAGCATTCTAACACAGAAGCTTTACCTGACACCGAAGCAAAACATTGTTTACTATCAACGTACAGATGTCAACTATGACCAGAACTGGCATCATCATAAGGACTATTACGAATTAGCTTATGGTCAGATGGATAGAGAGACGGTTTTTAAGGTTTGCCAAGATTTTGACGAACTAAGTCCTTTTCTGGAGAACGAACTGCTGGAGAAGCTAAAAGAAAAGCAGTCTGCAGGCAAATTTTTTGAAAAATTAGATATATAA
- a CDS encoding GNAT family N-acetyltransferase: MNLRPMEVRDNPAVAQLIRASLEEFGLDKPGTVYFDSHLDHLADYYQQQERAAYFILEDEGQLVGCGGFAPVSDKIAELQKLYVTKNSRGKGYSSRLIKRIFQEARLAGYEQLYLETSTELATAVAIYQHYGFTALQQPLSNAAGHPAMNIWMIKFLLSDE; encoded by the coding sequence ATGAACTTACGGCCAATGGAAGTAAGAGATAATCCAGCTGTAGCACAACTCATTCGAGCTAGTCTTGAAGAATTCGGGCTTGACAAACCTGGAACTGTCTACTTTGATTCTCATCTAGATCATTTGGCCGACTATTATCAACAGCAAGAGAGAGCAGCTTACTTTATTCTGGAAGATGAAGGTCAGCTGGTTGGCTGTGGTGGCTTTGCACCTGTGTCTGATAAGATTGCTGAATTACAAAAACTGTATGTCACTAAAAATAGCCGTGGCAAAGGTTATTCCAGCAGGTTGATAAAGCGGATATTCCAGGAAGCCCGTCTGGCTGGTTATGAACAGCTTTATCTAGAAACCTCTACTGAACTGGCTACGGCCGTGGCCATCTATCAGCACTATGGTTTTACAGCACTACAACAACCACTTTCTAACGCCGCCGGCCACCCAGCTATGAATATCTGGATGATAAAATTCCTCTTATCAGATGAATAG
- the gdhA gene encoding NADP-specific glutamate dehydrogenase, translating to MTSAKDYIQSVFATVKARNGHEAEFLQAVEEFFSTLEPVFEKHPEYIEENILARITEPERVISFRVPWVDRDGKVQVNRGYRVQFNSAVGPYKGGLRFHPTVNQGILKFLGFEQIFKNVLTGLPIGGGKGGSDFDPKGKTDAEVMRFCQSFMTELQKYIGPSLDVPAGDIGVGGREIGYLYGQYKRLNQFDAGVLTGKPLGFGGSLIRPEATGYGLVYYTEEMLKANGNSFASKKVVISGSGNVAQYALQKATELGATVISVSDSNGYVIDENGIDFDLLVDVKEKRRARLTEYAAEKATATYHEGSVWTYAGNYDIALPCATQNEINGEAAKRLVAQGVICVSEGANMPSDLDAIKVYKENGILYGPAKAANAGGVAVSALEMSQNSLRLSWTREEVDGRLKDIMTNIFNTAKTTAETYGLGTDYLAGANIAAFENVANAMIAQGIV from the coding sequence ATGACATCTGCTAAAGACTATATCCAAAGCGTGTTTGCAACTGTGAAAGCTCGTAACGGGCATGAGGCTGAATTTCTCCAGGCGGTTGAAGAATTCTTCAGCACTTTGGAACCTGTATTTGAAAAACATCCCGAGTATATCGAAGAAAACATCTTGGCACGCATCACTGAGCCTGAGCGCGTGATTTCTTTCCGTGTTCCTTGGGTTGACCGTGATGGAAAAGTCCAAGTGAACCGTGGTTACCGTGTTCAATTTAACTCAGCTGTTGGACCATATAAAGGCGGACTTCGTTTCCACCCAACTGTAAACCAAGGGATCTTGAAATTCCTTGGCTTCGAACAAATCTTTAAAAACGTCTTAACTGGACTTCCAATCGGTGGAGGTAAAGGTGGATCAGACTTCGATCCTAAAGGGAAGACTGATGCTGAAGTGATGCGCTTCTGCCAAAGCTTCATGACTGAATTGCAAAAATACATCGGACCATCACTTGACGTACCTGCTGGTGATATCGGTGTTGGAGGACGTGAAATTGGTTACCTATACGGACAATACAAACGTCTTAACCAATTTGATGCGGGTGTCTTGACTGGTAAACCTCTTGGATTTGGTGGTAGCTTGATTCGTCCAGAAGCAACTGGTTATGGTTTGGTTTACTACACTGAAGAAATGCTCAAAGCTAATGGTAACAGTTTTGCTAGTAAGAAAGTGGTTATTTCAGGTTCTGGTAACGTAGCTCAATATGCTCTTCAAAAAGCGACTGAACTCGGCGCTACTGTTATCTCTGTATCTGACTCAAACGGTTATGTCATCGACGAAAATGGTATTGACTTCGATCTTTTGGTTGATGTTAAAGAAAAACGCCGTGCTCGTTTGACTGAGTACGCAGCTGAGAAAGCAACTGCTACTTACCATGAAGGTTCTGTATGGACTTACGCTGGAAACTACGACATCGCTCTTCCATGTGCGACCCAAAACGAAATCAACGGCGAAGCAGCTAAACGTTTGGTTGCTCAAGGCGTTATCTGTGTATCTGAAGGTGCTAACATGCCTAGTGACCTTGATGCGATTAAAGTCTACAAAGAAAACGGAATCCTTTACGGACCTGCCAAAGCTGCCAACGCTGGTGGGGTAGCTGTATCAGCGCTTGAAATGAGCCAAAACAGCCTTCGCCTTTCATGGACCCGTGAAGAAGTCGATGGACGACTCAAAGACATCATGACAAACATCTTCAATACAGCTAAAACAACTGCTGAAACATACGGTCTTGGTACTGACTACCTTGCAGGAGCAAATATCGCTGCCTTCGAAAACGTAGCAAACGCTATGATTGCCCAAGGTATTGTTTAA